One genomic window of Corallococcus caeni includes the following:
- a CDS encoding ABC transporter ATP-binding protein — protein MSTSAPPASGRPPVLRALRYLRRYRLEALGALLSLLLVSVANLGAPQMIRIAIDQGLARGEARPVWLAVGGLVAIALGRGLFNFLQGYLAERASQGVAFDLRDALFARIQRLSFSYYDQAQTGQLLTRLTSDVEAVRTFVGSGVVQFAAAAAMLVGCAGLLLYLDPVLALAALSSVPPILWVLRRFMGRMRPLFGQLQALLGVLNTTLQEDLRGLRVVRAFSGEARELERYGKTNAALKEKNLRVVDALAGNFPFVTFCANLGTLMVVGVGGWRIFHQKLTLGELVAFNSYLAFLLMPLMTLGFFAASMSRAGASAQRVFELLDTAVEVADRPGAFPLPPLQGRIELRDVRFRYAGSDREILRGVSVTLEPGQLVAVLGTTGSGKSTLINLLPRFYDVTGGAVLLDGHDVRDVTLASLRSQLGVVLQDALLFSGTVRDNIAYGRPEATQAQVEAAAEAAQAAEFIRELPQGYDTVVGERGVGLSGGQRQRLAIARALLTDPRLLILDDSTSAVDARTETAIQGALDALMRDKRRTALVIAQRISTVRDADLILVLDEGRIAAKGRHEELRATSELYNDILGSQLLPPREGEVA, from the coding sequence GTGAGCACGTCCGCGCCACCCGCATCCGGCCGTCCCCCCGTCCTGCGGGCGCTGCGCTATCTGCGCCGCTACCGCCTGGAGGCGTTGGGGGCCCTGCTGTCGCTGCTGCTCGTCTCCGTGGCGAACCTGGGCGCGCCGCAGATGATCCGCATCGCCATCGACCAGGGGCTCGCGCGCGGAGAGGCGCGGCCCGTGTGGCTGGCGGTGGGAGGGCTGGTCGCCATCGCGCTGGGGCGCGGCCTGTTCAACTTCCTGCAGGGCTACCTGGCGGAGCGCGCCTCGCAGGGCGTGGCGTTCGACCTGCGCGACGCGCTCTTCGCGCGCATCCAGCGGCTGTCCTTCAGCTACTACGACCAGGCGCAGACGGGGCAGCTGCTCACGCGGCTGACCAGCGACGTGGAGGCGGTGCGCACCTTCGTGGGCAGCGGCGTCGTGCAGTTCGCCGCCGCGGCGGCGATGCTGGTGGGCTGCGCGGGGCTGCTGCTGTACCTGGATCCGGTGCTGGCGCTGGCGGCGCTGAGCTCCGTGCCGCCCATCCTGTGGGTGCTGCGCCGGTTCATGGGGCGGATGCGGCCGCTGTTCGGCCAGCTGCAGGCGCTGCTGGGCGTGCTCAACACCACGCTGCAGGAGGACCTGCGCGGGCTGCGCGTGGTGCGAGCCTTCTCCGGCGAGGCGCGGGAGCTGGAGCGCTACGGGAAGACCAACGCGGCGCTGAAGGAGAAGAACCTGCGGGTGGTGGACGCGCTGGCGGGCAACTTCCCCTTCGTCACCTTCTGCGCCAACCTGGGCACGCTGATGGTGGTGGGCGTGGGCGGCTGGCGCATCTTCCACCAGAAGCTGACGCTGGGAGAGCTGGTGGCCTTCAACAGCTACCTGGCCTTCCTGCTGATGCCCCTGATGACGCTGGGCTTCTTCGCGGCCAGCATGTCGCGAGCGGGCGCGTCCGCGCAGCGCGTCTTCGAATTGCTGGACACGGCGGTGGAGGTGGCGGACCGCCCGGGCGCATTTCCGCTGCCCCCGTTGCAGGGCCGCATCGAGCTGCGCGACGTGCGCTTCCGCTACGCGGGCAGTGACCGTGAAATCCTGCGCGGCGTGAGCGTGACGCTGGAGCCCGGGCAGCTGGTGGCGGTGCTGGGCACCACCGGCTCCGGCAAGAGCACGCTCATCAACCTGCTGCCGCGCTTCTACGACGTCACCGGGGGCGCGGTGCTGCTGGACGGGCATGACGTGCGGGACGTGACGCTCGCCAGCCTGCGCTCGCAGCTGGGCGTGGTGCTCCAGGACGCGCTGCTGTTCTCCGGCACGGTGCGGGACAACATCGCCTACGGGCGCCCGGAGGCCACGCAGGCCCAGGTGGAGGCCGCGGCCGAGGCGGCCCAGGCGGCGGAGTTCATCCGCGAGCTGCCCCAGGGCTACGACACGGTGGTGGGTGAGCGCGGCGTGGGGCTCTCCGGCGGACAGCGGCAGCGGCTGGCCATCGCGCGGGCGCTGCTCACCGACCCGCGCCTGCTCATCCTGGATGACAGCACGTCCGCGGTGGACGCGCGCACGGAGACCGCCATCCAGGGCGCGCTGGACGCGCTGATGCGGGACAAGCGCAGGACGGCGCTGGTCATCGCCCAGCGCATCAGCACCGTGCGGGACGCGGACCTC